In a genomic window of Tamandua tetradactyla isolate mTamTet1 chromosome 17, mTamTet1.pri, whole genome shotgun sequence:
- the SFTPB gene encoding pulmonary surfactant-associated protein B isoform X1 — protein sequence MAKSHLLPWLLLLPVLWGPGTAAAAWTTPPPACAQGPEFWCQSLEQALQCGALGHCLREVWGHAPADDLCQECEDVSQILTNMTKEAIFQDTLRRLLEHECTVLPMKLLVPQCHQVLDVFFPRVIDHFRSQLNPKAICEHLGLCKPRHLETGQQPGLSELLLGQLVLPALPGTLGREFGPFTQDLSEQRLPIPLPFCWLCRTLLKRVQAMIPKGVLAVTVAQMCHVVPLVVGGICQCLVERYSVILLDALLGHTLPQLVCGLILRCSSEAGSGTAVTAVEALPGGWLPQGSECRLCMAVTSWAGNSTEQITPQAVLQACLGSWPNRQECEHFVRQHTPQLLTLLVGGWDARATCQALQVCVGPLSPLQCIPGLFF from the exons ATGGCCAAGTCACACCTGCTGccgtggctgctgctgctgcctgtgCTCTGGGGCCCAGGCACTG CTGCAGCGGCCTGGACTACCCCACCCCCGGCCTGTGCCCAGGGCCCGGAGTTCTGGTGCCAGAGCCTGGAGCAAGCGCTGCAGTGTGGAGCCCTGGGGCACTGCCTGCGGGAAGTCTGGGGACATGCCCCGGCC GACGACCTGTGCCAGGAATGTGAGGATGTCAGCCAAATCCTCACCAATATGACCAAGGAGGCCATTTTCCAG GATACACTTCGGAGGCTCCTGGAGCACGAGTGCACCGTCCTCCCCATGAAGCTGCTCGTGCCCCAGTGCCACCAAGTGCTCGACGTCTTCTTCCCACGAGTCATCGACCACTTCCGGAGCCAGCTC AACCCAAAAGCCATCTGTGAGCACCTGGGCCTGTGCAAACCCAGGCACCTGGAGACAGGGCAGCAGCCGGGGCTGTCAGAACTTCTGCTGGGCCAGTTGGTCCTTCCCGCGCTGCCCGGGACCCTTGGGAGGGAATTTGGACCATTTACACAG GACCTCTCCGAGCAGCgcctccccattcccctcccctTCTGCTGGCTCTGCAGGACCCTCCTCAAGCGGGTCCAGGCCATGATCCCCAAG ggtgTGCTGGCCGTGACAGTGGCCCAAATGTGTCACGTCGTGCCCCTGGTGGTGGGTGGCATCTGTCAGTGCCTTGTCGAGCGCTACAGCGTCATCCTGCTGGACGCTTTGCTGGGCCACACGCTGCCCCAGCTGGTCTGCGGCCTCATCCTGAGGTGTTCCAGTGAGGCTGGCTCGGGGACAG CCGTCACAGCCGTGGAGGCCCTGCCGGGGGGATGGCTGCCACAAGGCTCCGAGTGCCGCCTCTGCATGGCTGTGACCTCCTGGGCCGGGAACAGCACGGAGCAGATAACGCCACAGGCTGTGCTCCAGGCCTGCCTCGGCTCCTGGCCCAACAGGCAAGAG TGCGAGCACTTTGTGAGGCAGCACACGCCCCAGCTGCTGACCCTGCTGGTTGGGGGCTGGGACGCCCGCGCCACCTGCCAG GCCCTGCAGGTGTGTGTAGGCCCGCTCAGCCCACTCCAGTGCATTCCTGGCCTCTTCTTCTGA
- the SFTPB gene encoding pulmonary surfactant-associated protein B isoform X2 → MAKSHLLPWLLLLPVLWGPGTAAAAWTTPPPACAQGPEFWCQSLEQALQCGALGHCLREVWGHAPADDLCQECEDVSQILTNMTKEAIFQDTLRRLLEHECTVLPMKLLVPQCHQVLDVFFPRVIDHFRSQLNPKAICEHLGLCKPRHLETGQQPGLSELLLGQLVLPALPGTLGREFGPFTQDLSEQRLPIPLPFCWLCRTLLKRVQAMIPKCLVERYSVILLDALLGHTLPQLVCGLILRCSSEAGSGTAVTAVEALPGGWLPQGSECRLCMAVTSWAGNSTEQITPQAVLQACLGSWPNRQECEHFVRQHTPQLLTLLVGGWDARATCQALQVCVGPLSPLQCIPGLFF, encoded by the exons ATGGCCAAGTCACACCTGCTGccgtggctgctgctgctgcctgtgCTCTGGGGCCCAGGCACTG CTGCAGCGGCCTGGACTACCCCACCCCCGGCCTGTGCCCAGGGCCCGGAGTTCTGGTGCCAGAGCCTGGAGCAAGCGCTGCAGTGTGGAGCCCTGGGGCACTGCCTGCGGGAAGTCTGGGGACATGCCCCGGCC GACGACCTGTGCCAGGAATGTGAGGATGTCAGCCAAATCCTCACCAATATGACCAAGGAGGCCATTTTCCAG GATACACTTCGGAGGCTCCTGGAGCACGAGTGCACCGTCCTCCCCATGAAGCTGCTCGTGCCCCAGTGCCACCAAGTGCTCGACGTCTTCTTCCCACGAGTCATCGACCACTTCCGGAGCCAGCTC AACCCAAAAGCCATCTGTGAGCACCTGGGCCTGTGCAAACCCAGGCACCTGGAGACAGGGCAGCAGCCGGGGCTGTCAGAACTTCTGCTGGGCCAGTTGGTCCTTCCCGCGCTGCCCGGGACCCTTGGGAGGGAATTTGGACCATTTACACAG GACCTCTCCGAGCAGCgcctccccattcccctcccctTCTGCTGGCTCTGCAGGACCCTCCTCAAGCGGGTCCAGGCCATGATCCCCAAG TGCCTTGTCGAGCGCTACAGCGTCATCCTGCTGGACGCTTTGCTGGGCCACACGCTGCCCCAGCTGGTCTGCGGCCTCATCCTGAGGTGTTCCAGTGAGGCTGGCTCGGGGACAG CCGTCACAGCCGTGGAGGCCCTGCCGGGGGGATGGCTGCCACAAGGCTCCGAGTGCCGCCTCTGCATGGCTGTGACCTCCTGGGCCGGGAACAGCACGGAGCAGATAACGCCACAGGCTGTGCTCCAGGCCTGCCTCGGCTCCTGGCCCAACAGGCAAGAG TGCGAGCACTTTGTGAGGCAGCACACGCCCCAGCTGCTGACCCTGCTGGTTGGGGGCTGGGACGCCCGCGCCACCTGCCAG GCCCTGCAGGTGTGTGTAGGCCCGCTCAGCCCACTCCAGTGCATTCCTGGCCTCTTCTTCTGA
- the LOC143661322 gene encoding ral guanine nucleotide dissociation stimulator-like — translation MPSEEPSLSAESPDYGLREVKSPVLAFHPRQMAEQLTRMEVELFRKVQAFHCLHAIWSQRAKLGEEHLASTIQATISQFQRVSSSVITTCLGNQRMRASDRARVVEHWIQVAKECQELKNFSSLNAILSALQSNTIERMKQTWEEVSRGSSCLLEEMRQTLNWDLPIQEGTSVDLTGEMKPKRVQKRPLCEWATVPHLWMLLSERIRDTPAHQDTQEGRLINYEIALKDYQLILKIQLFQLGWTSIRLRPLEQFGAWFGTVEQLTESERYHLSCEREPPSLSASNTLQAPRLPDVLQPQSTDPQEPIAEPSISGTSLSSDQLQCDRSLSIGDTTASIPGHVTCTSQPDLQIRMDPVSAGSGGQEKQYGEPTSPLCLESSAVTAASSDATSSSAHPAHVAPVRPQRASDPQPLYNQKVGDRCIIRVSLDGDSSTVYKSILVTCDDRAPAVIRKALAKYHLEEEAEQDYELVQMISRHRRLNIPLQANVFYGMDPSGNFNFVLRKRTSQLGTKFRHQPRVSI, via the exons ATGCCATCAGAAGAGCCTTCCTTGTCAGCTGAGAGTCCAGATTATGGGCTAAGGGAGGTGAAGTCTCCAGTCCTGGCATTCCATCCCAGGCAGATGGCAGAGCAGCTAACAAGGATGGAAGTG GAGCTGTTCAGGAAAGTCCAGGCTTTCCACTGTTTGCATGCCATCTGGTCGCAGCGGGCGAAGCTGGGTGAAGAACATCTGGCATCCACCATCCAAGCCACCATCAGCCAATTCCAGCGTGTTAGCAGCAGTGTCATCACAACGTGCCTCGGGAACCAGAGGATGAGGGCCTCGGACAGGGCCAGGGTGGTGGAGCATTGGATTCAGGTGGCTAAG GAGTGCCAAGAGCTGAAGAATTTTTCCTCCCTGAATGCGATCCTGTCTGCCCTGCAGAGTAACACCATTGAACGCATGAAGCAGACGTGGGAGGAAGTCTCCAG GGGTAGCTCCTGCCTATTGGAAGAAATGAGGCAAACCTTGAATTGGGACCTCCCAATCCAG GAAGGGACCTCGGTGGATTTGACTGGGGAAATGAAACCAAAAAGAGTGCAGAAGAGGCCACTGTGTGAGTGG GCCACCGTTCCCCACCTGTGGATGCTCCTGTCAGAGAGAATCCGCGACACTCCAGCTCACCAGGATACTCAGGAA GGGAGACTGATCAATTACGAGATAGCGCTGAAG GATTACCAGCTCATCCTGAAGATCCAGCTCTTCCAGCTGGGATGGACCTCCATCCGGTTGAGGCCCCTGGAGCAATTTGGGGCCTGGTTTGGTACCGTAGAGCAGCTCACCGAGTCAGAGCG CTACCACCTGTCCTGTGAGCGGGAGCCCCCATCCCTGTCGGCCAGCAACACACTCCAGGCCCCAAGACTGCCAGATGTTCTCCAGCCTCAGAGCACCGA CCCCCAGGAACCCATTGCTGAACCCAGCATCAGTGGCACCTCCCTGTCTAGTGACCAGCTACAGTGTGACCGCAGCCTGAGCATTGGGGACACAACTGCCTCGATCCCAGGACATGTGACCTGCACTTCCCAGCCTGACCTGCAGATCCGCATGGACCCGGTCTCTGCAGGGTCTGGTGGACAGGAGAAGCAG TATGGAGAGCCGACCTCGCCATTGTGCCTGGAGTCGTCCGCTGTCACTGCAGCCTCCAGCGACGCGACTTCCTCCTCGGCCCACCCAGCACACGTGGCCCCTGTGAGGCCCCAAAGAGCCTCAGACCCACAGCCGCTGTACAACCAGAAGGTGGGCGACCGCTGCATCATCCGTGTCAGCCTGGATGGAGACAGCAGCACCGTGTACAAGAGCATCCTG GTGACCTGTGATGACAGGGCCCCAGCAGTGATCCGCAAAGCCCTGGCCAAGTACCACCTGGAGGAGGAAGCAGAACAGGACTACGAGCTGGTACAGATGATTTCCAGACATCGAA GACTGAACATTCCACTGCAAGCTAATGTATTCTATGGGATGGACCCTTCGGGGAATTTTAACTTCGTCCTGCGTAAGCGGACCTCCCAACTGGGGACCAAGTTTCGCCACCAGCCACGTGTGTCAATTTAG